From a region of the Vicingus serpentipes genome:
- the pdxA gene encoding 4-hydroxythreonine-4-phosphate dehydrogenase PdxA: MSKKTKIGISVGDINGIGIEVIIKTFLDPQMMELCTPIVYGSSKTVSLYRKSLDIHDFSFNKIDDAKDANPKKANIIDCWEEEAEIAFGKSTSEAGKYAFTSLNAATKDLFEGKIDAIVTAPINKDNIQSDDFKFSGHTEYLESKSTGESLMLMISENLKIGMVTGHIPVKTIANNLTVDKIFGKIKVLNKALIQDFAIHSPKIAVLGLNPHAGDNGLLGSEEDEIIIPAINNAKSIGLNVFGPYAADGFFGSGNYKKFDAVLAMYHDQGLIPFKSLVFGSGINFTAGLDIIRTSPDHGVAYDIAGKNIANEQSFRSAIYLAIDVVKNRKMDNEINENPLKASRVK; encoded by the coding sequence ATGTCTAAAAAAACAAAAATTGGAATTAGTGTCGGCGACATTAACGGAATAGGTATAGAAGTAATTATTAAAACCTTTCTTGACCCTCAAATGATGGAGTTATGCACTCCTATTGTTTATGGTTCTTCTAAAACAGTGAGTTTATACCGTAAAAGTTTAGATATTCATGATTTTAGTTTTAATAAAATTGATGATGCAAAAGATGCAAACCCCAAAAAAGCAAACATTATTGATTGTTGGGAAGAAGAGGCGGAAATAGCGTTTGGAAAATCCACTAGCGAAGCTGGCAAGTATGCATTTACCTCTCTTAATGCAGCAACAAAAGATTTATTTGAAGGTAAAATTGATGCAATCGTAACCGCTCCAATCAACAAAGACAATATTCAATCAGATGACTTTAAATTTTCTGGTCATACAGAATATTTAGAATCAAAGTCTACTGGTGAGTCGTTAATGTTGATGATTAGCGAAAACTTAAAAATTGGAATGGTTACAGGACACATTCCTGTTAAAACGATAGCCAACAATCTTACTGTGGATAAAATCTTTGGAAAAATTAAAGTGCTAAACAAAGCGTTAATTCAAGATTTTGCCATTCACAGTCCAAAAATTGCTGTTCTAGGGTTAAACCCTCATGCTGGAGATAATGGGCTTTTAGGCTCAGAAGAAGATGAAATTATTATTCCTGCAATAAACAATGCCAAAAGCATAGGTTTAAATGTATTTGGTCCATACGCAGCTGATGGCTTTTTTGGTTCTGGTAACTATAAAAAGTTTGATGCTGTTTTAGCGATGTATCATGATCAAGGTTTAATTCCTTTCAAATCGTTAGTATTTGGTTCTGGCATTAATTTTACAGCAGGACTGGATATTATCAGAACTTCTCCCGACCATGGAGTAGCTTATGATATTGCTGGGAAAAACATAGCCAACGAGCAATCGTTCCGATCGGCAATTTATTTAGCAATTGATGTTGTAAAAAACAGAAAAATGGACAATGAAATAAACGAAAACCCGTTAAAGGCGAGTCGTGTAAAATAA
- a CDS encoding leucyl aminopeptidase family protein: protein MEIKKVTKAGTKDNVVFLVPTEKEIDNTFFNKDELSYIKAKIKDDNKIVTINRLSSIAFVVISSKDDDYKARQTARKNASKVVDIANENKLESITLISDLVISTDFIEGAILSNYQFLKYYSEKKKNSLQAINVIGKITKTQIEEVVNITYATNSAKDLVNEPQSFLNAEQLAKEIKRLGKESGFKVEVLGKAKIEALKMGGLLAVNKGSIDPPTFSVLEWNPAKAKNKNPVILVGKGVVYDTGGLSLKPTANSMDIMKCDMGGAAAVVGAMYAIAKNKLPFYVITLVPATDNRPSGNAYAPGDVITMHNKKTVEVLNTDAEGRMILADALSYAQKYKPELVLDAATLTGAAAAAIGHYGIVAMGNAEEKVMNKLKTAGNNVYERIVEFPFWDEYNEQLKSSIADLTNLGNGAGGSITAGKFLENFTDYPYIHLDIAGPAWMKSKVDYVSKGGSGSGVRVFYDFIKNY from the coding sequence ATGGAAATAAAAAAAGTTACAAAAGCAGGGACTAAAGACAATGTTGTTTTTTTAGTGCCTACCGAAAAAGAGATTGACAATACCTTTTTTAATAAAGATGAGCTCTCTTACATAAAGGCTAAAATTAAAGATGATAATAAAATAGTTACAATCAATAGGCTTTCATCTATTGCATTTGTTGTTATTTCTAGTAAAGATGATGATTATAAAGCAAGACAAACAGCCAGAAAAAACGCTTCAAAAGTTGTAGATATAGCTAATGAAAACAAACTTGAATCAATTACTCTTATTTCTGATTTAGTTATTTCTACTGATTTTATTGAAGGTGCAATTTTATCAAATTATCAGTTTTTAAAATATTATTCTGAAAAGAAAAAGAATAGCTTACAAGCCATTAATGTTATAGGAAAAATAACTAAAACTCAAATTGAAGAGGTTGTAAATATTACTTATGCTACAAACTCTGCAAAAGATTTGGTAAACGAACCACAATCATTTTTAAATGCTGAGCAATTAGCAAAAGAAATTAAACGATTAGGTAAAGAGTCAGGGTTTAAAGTGGAAGTTTTAGGTAAAGCCAAAATAGAAGCTTTAAAAATGGGTGGCCTACTTGCGGTAAATAAAGGAAGTATTGATCCTCCAACATTTTCTGTGTTAGAATGGAACCCTGCAAAAGCTAAAAACAAAAACCCTGTTATTTTAGTTGGAAAAGGGGTGGTTTACGACACGGGTGGTTTAAGTTTAAAGCCAACAGCAAACTCAATGGATATTATGAAGTGTGATATGGGTGGAGCTGCTGCAGTAGTTGGAGCTATGTATGCTATTGCAAAAAACAAATTACCATTTTATGTGATTACTTTGGTACCTGCAACCGATAACAGACCTAGCGGAAATGCTTACGCTCCTGGAGACGTAATAACTATGCACAACAAAAAAACAGTAGAGGTTTTAAATACTGATGCTGAAGGGCGTATGATTTTAGCTGACGCGTTAAGTTATGCTCAAAAATATAAGCCAGAACTAGTATTAGATGCTGCAACCTTAACAGGTGCTGCTGCTGCTGCTATTGGTCATTACGGAATTGTAGCTATGGGTAACGCAGAAGAAAAAGTGATGAACAAACTTAAAACAGCCGGAAACAACGTTTACGAACGTATTGTTGAATTTCCTTTTTGGGATGAATACAATGAGCAATTGAAATCTAGTATTGCTGATTTAACTAACCTTGGAAATGGTGCTGGAGGATCGATAACTGCAGGTAAATTTTTAGAAAACTTTACTGATTACCCATACATACACCTTGACATTGCTGGTCCAGCATGGATGAAATCTAAAGTAGATTATGTTTCTAAAGGTGGTTCTGGGTCTGGTGTTAGAGTGTTTTACGATTTTATAAAAAACTATTAA
- the mqnC gene encoding cyclic dehypoxanthinyl futalosine synthase, whose amino-acid sequence MQVQSLLQKGLNLEFLSAEEGEFLFHNAPTAELVLVANELRKLKKKSNKVTWIIDRNLNTTNVCIANCKFCNFYRIPGHKEAYITSMDQYKEKIEETIKYGGEQLLLQGGHHPDLGLKFYCDTFSGIKKMFPNIKLHALGPPEIAHISKLEGISHTEVLSALKEAGLNSLPGAGAEILNDRVRRLISKGKCSGREWLDVMRAAHQLNITTSATMMFGHIETVSERFEHLVLLREVQSEKPESSKGFLAFIPWPFMDDGTLLKRVKGVSNNVTDDEYIRMIALSRIMLPNIDNIQASWLTVGEKTAQICLHAGANDFGSIMIEENVVSAAGAPHRFTADGIQQAIREAGFEPQLRTQEYEERELPKDMVQQVINY is encoded by the coding sequence ATGCAAGTACAATCGTTATTACAAAAAGGGTTAAACTTAGAATTTTTAAGTGCAGAAGAAGGTGAGTTCTTGTTTCATAATGCGCCTACAGCAGAGTTAGTGTTGGTAGCAAACGAGCTCAGAAAATTAAAGAAGAAAAGTAACAAAGTTACGTGGATAATTGACCGAAACCTTAACACAACAAACGTATGTATTGCGAATTGTAAATTTTGCAATTTTTATAGAATACCAGGGCACAAAGAAGCCTATATTACTTCAATGGACCAGTACAAAGAAAAGATTGAAGAAACTATAAAATATGGTGGAGAGCAATTATTGCTTCAAGGAGGTCACCACCCAGATTTAGGATTAAAGTTTTACTGCGACACTTTTAGTGGAATAAAAAAAATGTTTCCAAACATAAAACTTCATGCATTAGGGCCCCCAGAAATAGCTCACATCAGTAAGCTTGAAGGTATTTCACACACGGAGGTTTTGAGCGCCTTGAAAGAAGCAGGGTTAAACTCACTTCCAGGAGCTGGTGCTGAAATTTTAAATGATAGGGTAAGAAGATTAATTTCAAAAGGGAAATGTTCGGGAAGAGAATGGTTGGATGTAATGAGAGCTGCACACCAATTAAATATTACAACTTCTGCAACAATGATGTTTGGACATATTGAAACAGTTTCTGAGCGTTTTGAACATTTAGTCTTACTAAGAGAAGTTCAAAGTGAAAAACCTGAAAGCTCGAAAGGGTTTTTAGCATTTATTCCATGGCCTTTTATGGATGATGGCACATTGCTAAAAAGAGTGAAAGGTGTTTCTAACAATGTTACCGATGACGAGTATATTAGAATGATAGCGCTAAGTAGAATTATGTTGCCAAATATAGATAATATTCAAGCTTCTTGGTTAACAGTTGGAGAAAAAACGGCTCAAATATGTTTACATGCTGGTGCAAATGATTTTGGCTCAATAATGATAGAGGAAAATGTTGTTTCTGCTGCAGGAGCTCCACATCGATTTACAGCTGATGGTATTCAACAAGCTATTAGAGAGGCTGGGTTTGAACCTCAATTGAGAACTCAAGAATACGAAGAAAGAGAATTGCCAAAAGATATGGTGCAGCAAGTGATTAATTATTAA
- a CDS encoding T9SS type B sorting domain-containing protein encodes MKIIFYILLFLISLPTFATHNRAGEITFKHVSGFTYEVTVVTYVKESSPAERPNLEIFWGDGTSLDSIPRIESISLGNDIEKNIYKDRHTYPGASPLPYTIRIEDPNRNAGVINVPNSVNIVFYLETKIYINPFLGVNNSPELLNPPIDNACVGKVYVHNPGAYDVDGDSLYYSLQSSLQTGGQPIPGYVFPQASSSLSVNPVTGDLIWDSPTQLGEYNVAILIEEFRGGIKIGAILRDLQITVAACSNNPPIITGTQDTCIVVGDTLNMNFNAFDPDGNNVVFSATGGPLFSGVNAASFNTTAISSDVDGSLYWIPQCSEIQKGKYLVSFKATDDGDPNLVDFHSLFVKVIAPEPKNLSSTVLTNAISIKWDKTGCNQALKYKIYRKQGPSGWVPSYCETGIPAFTGFQLIGETNSNNDTIYVDSNSGLGLISGANYCYRVIAVYPDGSESRASDEVCDQLRKDVPIITNVSINSTSTTSGQTYVAWSKPTEHDTAIFKGPYRYLVYRGTSSTALTLIDSTATINDTTYIDNNLNTKDNQYFYRVDIYNLTGGTRDLIGKSTVASSVYLNLIPSDNQITLEWNENVPWTNTQHVIYKYNFSTLAFDSINITTNSNYVDTGLVNGSNYCYQVKSFGGYSSSGLIYPILNFSQENCAEPVDNVLPCEPRLSIKADCELQENILSWDSYYENCDDDVLSVNIYKKDSIDGEFYLVTTINNGVDSVFIHDNITSIAGCYILESIDSVGNRSIITDTVCVENCPKYELPNVFTPGSDGSNDFFKPFPFQYVKSVDIKIYNRWGNLVFETTNPEILWDGKNQKNSQPCSDGTYFYVCTVNEIYLDGTRPKVLKGFIHLLSNKGSGNNFN; translated from the coding sequence ATGAAAATAATCTTTTATATACTGCTTTTTTTAATTTCGTTACCTACGTTTGCAACGCACAACAGGGCAGGAGAGATTACTTTTAAACACGTTTCAGGGTTTACTTACGAAGTAACGGTTGTTACTTATGTTAAGGAATCTAGCCCTGCAGAACGGCCAAACTTAGAAATATTTTGGGGAGATGGCACATCACTTGACTCTATCCCAAGAATAGAGTCTATTTCTCTAGGTAATGATATCGAAAAAAATATTTATAAAGATCGGCATACCTATCCAGGAGCGAGCCCTCTTCCATATACGATTCGAATTGAAGATCCAAACAGAAATGCAGGTGTAATTAATGTTCCAAACTCAGTAAACATTGTATTTTATTTAGAAACAAAAATTTATATAAATCCATTTTTAGGGGTTAATAATTCGCCAGAATTATTAAATCCACCAATAGACAATGCATGTGTTGGTAAAGTTTATGTGCACAACCCTGGTGCTTATGATGTTGATGGAGATAGCTTATATTATTCATTACAATCAAGTTTACAAACCGGAGGGCAACCCATACCAGGATATGTATTTCCTCAAGCTTCATCTTCTTTGTCTGTTAATCCTGTTACAGGAGATTTAATTTGGGACTCGCCAACACAGCTTGGAGAGTATAATGTGGCTATTTTAATTGAGGAATTTAGAGGGGGAATTAAGATTGGAGCTATTTTAAGAGACTTGCAAATAACAGTTGCCGCTTGTAGTAATAATCCACCAATAATTACCGGAACTCAAGACACTTGTATTGTGGTTGGAGATACCTTAAATATGAATTTTAACGCATTTGACCCTGACGGAAATAATGTTGTTTTTTCTGCAACAGGAGGGCCTTTATTTTCAGGAGTAAATGCTGCTAGTTTTAATACCACAGCTATTTCTAGCGATGTTGATGGTAGTTTATATTGGATACCTCAATGTTCTGAAATTCAAAAAGGTAAATATTTAGTTTCTTTTAAAGCAACAGATGATGGCGATCCAAATTTGGTTGATTTTCATTCGTTATTTGTTAAAGTAATAGCTCCTGAACCTAAAAACTTATCTTCTACAGTTTTAACAAATGCGATAAGTATAAAATGGGATAAAACAGGGTGTAATCAAGCTCTAAAATATAAAATTTATAGAAAGCAAGGCCCATCAGGCTGGGTTCCTTCTTATTGTGAAACAGGAATTCCTGCATTTACTGGATTTCAATTAATAGGTGAAACAAACTCTAATAATGACACAATTTATGTTGACAGTAATAGTGGGTTAGGTTTAATTTCTGGTGCTAATTATTGTTACCGTGTTATAGCAGTTTACCCTGACGGATCTGAGAGTAGAGCTTCTGATGAGGTTTGTGATCAATTAAGAAAAGATGTTCCTATAATTACAAATGTTAGTATAAATTCTACTTCTACAACTTCAGGGCAAACTTATGTGGCATGGTCTAAACCAACAGAACATGATACCGCTATATTTAAAGGACCTTATCGTTATTTGGTTTATAGAGGAACAAGCTCAACAGCTCTTACATTAATAGATTCAACGGCAACAATAAACGATACTACTTACATTGATAATAATTTAAACACCAAAGACAACCAATATTTTTATCGAGTAGACATTTACAATTTAACTGGCGGCACAAGAGATTTGATTGGAAAATCAACTGTAGCTTCTTCTGTTTATTTAAACTTAATTCCATCAGACAATCAAATTACATTAGAATGGAACGAGAATGTGCCTTGGACAAATACACAACATGTAATTTATAAATACAATTTTTCCACATTAGCTTTTGATTCAATTAATATAACAACAAACTCTAATTATGTTGACACAGGACTGGTAAATGGTAGTAATTATTGTTATCAAGTTAAAAGTTTTGGAGGCTACTCTTCATCAGGGTTAATTTACCCTATTCTAAATTTTTCTCAAGAGAATTGTGCAGAGCCGGTTGATAATGTGCTTCCGTGTGAACCAAGATTAAGTATTAAAGCAGACTGTGAGTTACAAGAAAATATTTTGAGTTGGGATTCGTATTACGAAAATTGTGACGATGATGTTTTATCGGTTAATATTTATAAAAAAGACTCTATCGACGGAGAATTTTATTTGGTTACCACAATTAACAATGGAGTGGACTCAGTTTTTATTCACGACAATATAACCTCTATTGCGGGGTGCTATATTCTTGAATCAATAGATTCTGTTGGCAACAGGAGTATAATTACTGATACTGTTTGTGTGGAGAATTGCCCTAAATATGAATTGCCGAATGTTTTTACACCAGGTAGCGATGGAAGTAATGACTTTTTTAAACCATTCCCTTTTCAGTATGTAAAATCAGTTGACATTAAAATTTATAATCGTTGGGGAAATCTAGTCTTTGAAACCACAAATCCTGAAATTTTATGGGATGGGAAAAATCAAAAAAATAGTCAACCCTGTTCTGATGGAACGTATTTTTATGTTTGTACGGTTAATGAAATTTATCTAGACGGAACACGACCAAAAGTATTAAAAGGATTTATTCACTTGCTGAGCAATAAAGGCTCAGGAAATAATTTTAATTAA
- a CDS encoding riboflavin synthase — MFTGIIEGLGELKKIEKEGENIHFTFYCDFTNELKVDQSLAHNGVCLTVISINNDEYTVTAIKETLLKTNLGDLVVGSNVNLERAMSANGRFDGHVVQGHVDQTAICKNVTEENGSWMFTFEYESKGNITVEKGSITINGVSLTVVNSNKNQFSVCIIPYTFEHTTFKNIKAGTQINLEFDIIGKYVAKLMQGYQ, encoded by the coding sequence ATGTTTACAGGAATAATTGAAGGTTTAGGAGAGTTAAAAAAAATTGAAAAAGAAGGAGAAAACATTCATTTTACCTTCTATTGTGATTTTACTAACGAATTAAAGGTTGATCAAAGTTTAGCGCACAATGGAGTTTGTTTAACAGTTATTAGTATTAATAATGATGAATATACTGTTACTGCTATAAAGGAAACATTACTAAAAACGAATTTAGGAGATTTAGTTGTGGGTTCTAATGTAAACTTAGAAAGAGCTATGTCGGCGAACGGAAGATTTGACGGACATGTTGTTCAAGGGCATGTTGACCAAACTGCAATTTGTAAAAATGTTACTGAAGAAAACGGAAGTTGGATGTTTACTTTTGAATATGAATCAAAAGGAAATATAACAGTTGAAAAAGGCTCTATTACTATTAACGGCGTGAGTTTAACAGTTGTTAATTCTAACAAGAATCAATTCTCTGTTTGTATTATTCCGTACACATTTGAGCACACCACATTTAAAAACATTAAAGCAGGCACTCAAATTAACCTTGAGTTTGATATTATTGGGAAGTATGTTGCTAAATTAATGCAGGGTTATCAATAG
- the metF gene encoding methylenetetrahydrofolate reductase [NAD(P)H]: MKVIEHLNQAKKPLISFEILPPLKGKSIQSIYDSIDPLMEFKPSFINVTYHREEFVYKKREKGYLEKISIKKRPGTVGICAAIMNKYQVDAIPHIICGGFTKEETENALIDLNFLGIDNVLALRGDPIKTETNFVPEEGGHAYAVDLVKQIVGLNKGEYFDEDLLNATPTDFCIGVAGYPEKHFESPSFKNDLKHLKQKVDAGAEYITTQLFYDNEKFKSFVIACREAGINVPIIPGLKPISNKNQLLSLSKFFHIDIPDDLVEAIEACKNDNAVRQVGIEWAIEQSKDLIDFGVPCIHYYTMGKSISTREIVKAIY, encoded by the coding sequence ATGAAAGTAATTGAACATTTAAATCAAGCCAAAAAACCGCTTATTTCTTTCGAAATACTTCCCCCTTTAAAAGGGAAGAGTATCCAATCAATTTACGATAGTATTGATCCCTTGATGGAATTTAAACCTTCTTTTATTAATGTTACTTATCATCGTGAAGAATTTGTTTACAAAAAACGTGAGAAAGGTTACCTTGAAAAGATTTCTATAAAAAAACGTCCTGGAACTGTTGGTATTTGTGCAGCAATTATGAACAAATACCAAGTAGATGCAATTCCTCATATTATTTGTGGAGGATTTACTAAAGAAGAAACAGAAAACGCTCTAATTGACCTTAATTTTTTAGGAATAGATAATGTACTAGCTCTTCGTGGCGACCCTATTAAAACGGAAACAAACTTTGTTCCTGAAGAAGGTGGACATGCTTATGCTGTTGATTTAGTAAAACAAATAGTAGGCTTAAACAAAGGGGAATATTTTGATGAAGATTTGTTAAATGCAACTCCTACAGATTTTTGTATTGGCGTGGCTGGTTACCCTGAAAAACATTTCGAATCGCCAAGTTTTAAAAACGACTTAAAACACTTAAAACAAAAAGTTGATGCTGGAGCGGAATACATTACAACCCAGTTGTTTTATGATAACGAAAAGTTTAAAAGTTTTGTAATAGCTTGTCGTGAAGCTGGTATTAATGTTCCTATTATTCCAGGATTAAAACCTATTTCAAACAAAAATCAATTGTTGTCTTTATCTAAATTTTTCCATATTGATATTCCTGATGATTTAGTAGAAGCTATAGAAGCTTGTAAAAATGACAATGCAGTAAGACAAGTAGGAATTGAGTGGGCAATAGAACAATCAAAAGATTTGATTGATTTTGGAGTGCCTTGTATTCACTATTACACAATGGGTAAATCAATCTCTACAAGAGAAATAGTTAAAGCAATCTATTGA
- the lepA gene encoding translation elongation factor 4, which produces MEHIRNFCIIAHIDHGKSTLADRLLQTTGAITEREMQEQTLDDMDLERERGITIKSHAIQMEYTLDGQEYVLNLIDTPGHVDFSYEVSRSIASCEGALLIVDATQGIQAQTISNLYLAIENDLEIIPILNKMDLDSAMPEEVKDQIVDLIGCDRDDIISASGKTGLGVEDILKAVIEKVPAPKGDPDAPFQALIFDSVFDSYRGINAYFKVKNGSIKKGEKVKFIATGKEYHADEIGTLKLKQTPKQIIKTGDVGYIISGIKVAKEVKVGDTITTVARPAPAIQGFEDVKPMVFAGIYPIETDEYEELRDAMEKLQLNDASLTFEPESSAALGFGFRCGFLGMLHMEIIQERLEREFDMSVITTVPNVSYQAYLTKDKQTPIIVNNPVDFPDPSRLDRVEEPYIKATIITKSDYVGQIMSLCIEKRGELTNQVYLTTDRVELSFNVPLAEIVFDFYDRLKSISRGYASFDYHPIGFRESKLVKMDIMLNGDPVDALSALVHKDNAYDLGKKICKKLRELIPRQQFNIAIQAAIGAKIISRESLSALRKDVTAKCYGGDISRKRKLLEKQKEGKKKMKQIGSVEIPPKAFLAVLKLND; this is translated from the coding sequence ATGGAACACATACGTAACTTTTGTATAATAGCGCATATAGACCACGGTAAAAGCACTTTGGCAGATAGGTTGTTGCAAACCACAGGAGCGATTACAGAAAGAGAAATGCAAGAACAAACGCTCGATGACATGGATTTGGAGCGTGAAAGAGGAATTACAATTAAGAGCCATGCTATTCAAATGGAATATACTCTTGATGGTCAAGAATATGTATTAAATTTAATTGATACTCCAGGGCACGTAGATTTTTCTTACGAAGTATCTCGATCTATAGCATCTTGTGAAGGAGCTTTATTAATTGTAGATGCGACACAAGGAATACAGGCTCAAACCATTTCTAATTTGTATTTAGCTATAGAAAATGATTTAGAAATTATACCTATACTAAATAAAATGGACCTTGATAGCGCAATGCCTGAAGAGGTAAAAGATCAAATTGTTGATTTGATAGGTTGCGATAGAGATGATATTATTTCTGCAAGTGGTAAAACTGGGTTGGGTGTTGAAGATATTTTAAAAGCAGTTATTGAAAAAGTTCCAGCACCTAAAGGAGACCCAGACGCACCATTTCAAGCATTAATCTTTGATTCTGTTTTTGACTCTTATAGAGGCATAAACGCTTATTTTAAAGTAAAAAATGGTTCAATTAAAAAAGGAGAAAAAGTTAAATTTATAGCTACAGGTAAAGAATATCATGCTGATGAAATAGGTACTTTAAAATTAAAACAAACTCCTAAGCAGATTATAAAAACAGGAGATGTTGGCTATATTATTTCAGGAATAAAGGTAGCTAAAGAAGTAAAAGTTGGAGATACCATAACTACAGTTGCAAGACCTGCTCCAGCTATTCAAGGATTTGAAGATGTAAAGCCAATGGTTTTTGCGGGAATTTATCCAATTGAAACCGATGAATATGAAGAGTTAAGAGATGCAATGGAGAAATTGCAATTGAATGATGCTTCATTAACTTTTGAACCTGAATCTTCTGCTGCATTAGGATTTGGTTTCCGATGTGGATTCTTAGGAATGTTACATATGGAAATTATTCAAGAGCGTTTAGAGCGTGAGTTTGATATGTCCGTTATTACTACTGTTCCTAACGTGTCTTATCAAGCATATTTAACAAAAGATAAACAAACACCAATAATAGTCAATAACCCAGTTGATTTTCCGGATCCGAGCCGATTAGATCGAGTTGAAGAACCATATATTAAAGCAACGATAATTACTAAGTCTGATTATGTTGGACAAATTATGTCTTTATGTATTGAGAAAAGGGGAGAGTTAACAAATCAAGTTTATTTAACTACTGATAGAGTAGAATTAAGTTTTAACGTTCCACTGGCTGAGATAGTTTTTGATTTTTATGATCGTTTGAAATCAATTTCTAGAGGTTATGCTTCTTTTGATTATCACCCAATTGGGTTTAGAGAGTCTAAATTGGTAAAAATGGACATAATGCTTAATGGAGACCCTGTAGATGCATTATCTGCTTTAGTTCATAAAGATAACGCATACGATTTAGGTAAAAAAATCTGTAAAAAATTAAGGGAATTAATTCCACGTCAACAGTTTAATATTGCAATACAAGCAGCAATAGGAGCTAAAATTATTTCGAGAGAATCTCTTTCTGCGTTACGTAAAGATGTAACTGCAAAATGTTATGGAGGAGATATATCTCGAAAGCGTAAGTTATTAGAAAAGCAAAAAGAAGGAAAGAAGAAAATGAAACAGATTGGAAGTGTAGAAATACCACCTAAGGCCTTTTTAGCGGTTCTAAAACTGAATGATTAA
- a CDS encoding peptidoglycan DD-metalloendopeptidase family protein has translation MLESILQKTKFSSLLEGDSTDYVWIDISLTNEQLENVDVSNASQFSEYINLFLKENNAKIAMGGYNEARNIYKRSENFNSSDLEERFIHLGIDLWTKAYTAVSAPLKGKVHSFGNNLGVGNYGPTIILEHNLKGEKFYTLYGHLTKDSIEDLIIGEAIDKGEMFAAIGNFPANGDYPPHLHFQIIKDLKGMSGDFPGVTSNTKQEEDLANCPDPNLILKISK, from the coding sequence ATGTTAGAAAGTATCTTACAAAAAACCAAGTTTAGTTCATTACTTGAAGGCGATTCTACAGATTATGTTTGGATAGACATCTCTCTAACAAATGAGCAGTTGGAGAATGTTGATGTTTCAAATGCATCTCAATTTTCTGAGTATATCAATTTGTTTTTAAAAGAAAACAATGCAAAAATAGCAATGGGAGGTTATAATGAAGCGCGTAATATTTACAAACGAAGTGAAAACTTTAATTCAAGCGATTTAGAGGAACGGTTTATTCATTTAGGGATAGATTTATGGACAAAAGCTTATACTGCAGTTTCAGCACCTTTAAAAGGCAAAGTACACAGTTTTGGAAATAATTTAGGAGTTGGAAATTATGGGCCAACAATAATCTTAGAACATAACTTAAAGGGAGAAAAGTTTTATACCCTTTATGGTCATCTTACTAAAGACTCTATAGAAGACCTTATAATAGGTGAAGCGATTGATAAAGGAGAAATGTTTGCTGCAATTGGTAATTTTCCTGCTAACGGAGATTACCCTCCACACTTACACTTTCAAATCATAAAGGATTTAAAAGGAATGAGTGGTGATTTTCCAGGAGTTACTTCAAATACTAAACAAGAAGAAGATTTAGCAAATTGCCCAGATCCAAATTTAATTTTGAAGATATCAAAATAA